The stretch of DNA GCCCGTAGCCTTCAGCACGGGTGGTGGGGACTCCAACGAcgccaatttcttcttgttcttaGAGGTGAAGAACCCACCAAAGAACCCGTTCTTGCCCTCCTCGGGAATACCTTGCTGTTGGCCCTGtggttgttgatgttggCCCTGCTGCGGTTGCAACGTTCTGGGCTGGTTGGGCAGCGGTTTACCCGTCTTAGGGTCCACGGCAACCTGCACCGGTGGATGCAGTTTCTCTTGGATCATTGCCATTGCTTGCGACCCCTTCAGCAAGTCAGGGTGTGCCGTGTTGATGTACGTCTGTTCCGCCTTGATGATATCAACGACGAAGTTTTGCGTCGGGATCATCGcatctttcaagaactcGATGAACTGGTTCGAAATCGCCTCCCTCAACGCAGGGTACCTCGAGTACTTGGGCTGTATGATGATCTGCTTCAGTATCCTGACAAGTTCATCGAAGATCAAGTTGATCAGCCGGACAGCGGGCTCCTCGAACCGTCTGATCTGCTGCTTCACCAACACCTCGAAGGCCTCTGTCCCGACAAACAGTGAGGGTGCGGCACCGGAACTGTTGTACATGATCGTTCTGATGTCCGAGTCCTTGATTTGGTCGAATGGGTCCAAGGAATCGACACCGTTCTTGAACACTTCGTGGAACACAAAGGAGATTCTCGCACCACCGGACAACTCCTGACTGGACAGTTCCCTTGCCTCACCGTCCAGGATACCGGCGTACTCGTTCGAGAAATCGGTGATCATGCTCAGGACAATGGACGACGCGGAGTCCATCGTCTCCGGCCCAAGACTGTACAGCTCCTGctggtacttcttcaacgtcATCTCAATCTTGTTTCTGATCTCGGGCAGAGTCTGTCTGATGTGGTGCAGCAGGATCGagttcagtttcttcgcCAAGTATGGCGTACCACAGTAGTGAGCCTTCGACCCGTACGATGGGtggttttcaaagaaccTGCGCTCGTCCTCCAGCGCCTGTCTGATCGTCTTCTTCCGCTCGATATCCTTCTGACCTCTGTTGATCACGGGAATGTACCCGTACCGCAATGGGATCACTCTACCGGCCAAGATATCGATGACGTCCGTCCCCTGGTCCATCAGGTCCACTTTCGTCAGCACACCGATGGTCCTGGTCCCCTCTGGGTCCACCTCTCTGGCCAACTTCAACCCGTCACTGTTGGCCAAATCTGTGTTGGCCGCGTTCACGGAGAGAATGATCGCGTTAGGCTTGGCAATGTACTTCAACAGCATGTCCTTAATCTGCTTCTCGATATCAGGGGGTTGGTCACCAACGGGTACTTTCGTCAACCCGGGCAAGTCAACCAACGTCAAAGTCAGCACGTAAGGGGAGTATATACGCAGGTTGATGGGGACAGGAGAAATCCCGGAATTCGCACCAGTCACTTTATCAGTCTCCTTGACAATCTCTTGCCTAATATCGtcgaagttgaagaacttcttcCCGGGCAAGTGCAAAAATTCCCCCCACTCCTCCGTGTTATCCTCGGACTGGCCATGCTGCGGCTCATCACCGCccttctgcttctgcttctgatcctcgtcgttcaaGTTCAGATCCAACAGTTGATCCCGCACCGCATCGGATTTCTTCTGTTCAGCGGGGGTCTGCTGCGACCGTCTGTTGATCAATTGCAGCACAAGCGGCCTCCGCGTAACAATCCCGGTCCCCCGAGGAAGGAAATCCCTCCCTACAATGTTCTCCAGCACGGAGGACTTCCCAGACGACTGCGACCCGACGACAGTAATCTGCGGCAAATCGATCGGCGACTGCGACCCGCCCCCGAGCGGCGCCAGCGCATCCTGCAGCTTGTTGATAGTCGCTATCAGATGCTCGTCCAttctgtgtgtgtgcgtgcCGGTATACCTATCCCTGTCTACGCCCACAAGTGAACCAATGCAGGCCAACACTGACAGCTCCGCCCTCTTTCGACTCAAATTTGGAATCTGAAACTTCCAGATTTCTCGATATTGTCACTTTCTACGGATTTAGAGGTTTTGCGAAAAGTCTCGAAGATttcgagttcaagaagaagaggaagagggaAGATGGGGGGAAGATGGAGCTGGCTGGAGGTGTGTACGCGTCCTATTCGGTCTTTGGAGAGTGCTAGATAGATTGGACTGTGTCTGTGACTTTTTTGGTGGGCGTAAAAATAATGAATTACCAGAAGGTTTATGGTATTACGGGCCCCGTTTCGGTGGTTGGCCCCACCGCGCCAGAGAACAAGCTGAACGATCTGCTGATTCAGGAGTTGAAGAGCGAGAACTCGTTTGAGAGCGAGGCGGAGACGGCTACCAGGGTCAAGATTTTGGAGGTGCTGCAGGCGCTGACGGAGAAGTTCGTGTACACTGTGTCGAAGCGGCGGAACATGTCCGACGGGATGGCGAGGGATGGCGGTGGGAAAGTGTTTACTTTCGGGTCGTACCGGCTCGGGGTGCACGGCCCAGGGTCCGATATTGACACGCTGATCGTTGTACCGAAGCATGTTTCGCGTGATGATTTCTTCGACGTGTTTGACAAGCTGCTGCGGGAGAGACCCGAGTTGGACGAGATCGCTCCAGTGCCCGATGCGTTCGTCCCCATCATCAAGATCAAGTTCAGCGGCGTCTCGATCGATCTGCTGTGCGCGAAACTAGATATTGCGCAGGTGCCGAAGACGCTCACGCTGAGCGACAAGAACCTACTGAGAAACCTTGACGAGAAGGACCTCAGGGCACTCAACGGGACAAGGGTCACGGATGAAATCTTGGAACTCGTCCCGAAACCGATCGTGTTTAGGATCGCGCTGAGGGCGATCAAGCTATGGGCGCAGCGGAGAGCAGTCTATGGGAACGTGTTTGGGTTCCCCGGTGGGGTCGCATGGGCCATGCTCGTCGCGAGAATCTGCCAACTGTACCCGAACGCGTGTAGCGCAGTCATCATAAACCggttcttcaagatataCTCGGATTGGAAGTGGCCGCAACCGGTGATACTGAAACCCATCGAGGACGGTCCACTCCAGGTCCGTGTGTGGAACCCAAAGATATACGCGCAGGACAGGTCGCACCGAATGCCCGTCATCACCCCTGCATACCCATCGATGTGTGCAACGCATAACATCACAGAGTCAACAAAGAGTATCATCCTACAGGAGCTTCAAAGGGGGATACAGATCACAAACGACATCTTCacgaacaagaagacgTGGAACGACCTGTTCAAGAGACACGACTTCTTCTACAAGTACAAGTTTTACCTGACCATCACGGCATCGACGAGGGAACACACGGGCGATGATGGCGAGAAGACGGGCGGAGATGAGCAGCATCTTAAGTGGAGCGGGCTCGTCGAATCAAAGGCAAGACTGCTCGTGATGAAACTTGAGGCGCTAGAGGGTATCAAAGTGGCTCACCCGTACGTGAAACCGTTTGAGTCCAACTACTGTTTCGACACGGCGGATGGAGACAAACAAATACTGGCGAACTACGGCTCGCACCGCACGGAGGACCGTTTGGCACAGTACACGCGAATCAACGACGATAATAAGAACGACGAGTCCCTGCAGAAGATGGACAAGATGCACCTCACAACGATGTACGTTGGTCTCGACGTCAACGTCGTCGACAAGAAACGCGAAAAGATTGACATACATGTCCCCTGCACAGAATTCTATAACCTCTGCCGGAACTTCAACGAGGAGTACCAGGACCCGAGCGTGTTCTCCCTCGTGATAAGCTACGTGAAACTGTATGACCTGCCGGACGGCGTCTACACAGAGGACGAGGTAAGACCCGTCAAAAGTAAATCTAAGAGCAAGTCGAAAAGGAGGGAACTCGAGGCATCCCCAGCAAGAACGGACATTGCGAAAAAGCTCAGACcagaaacagcaacatcTACCCTATAGAGGTGCATCTCTCTGAGTGAATCTACTTTATAGAAGTGTATTTTCCTGAGTGAATGTTAACCATTGCAGCCATCTCTCTttgtctctctctctttatTTATGTAATACTCCTTTTTTTGGGGAGGGCAGTAGAGGCTTATTATATACTACATTATAACCTCTGGACGACCACGATATATCAGGAAAAAAGGACGAAAGTTGGGTAAGAGACCTCAGACCTGTGTAACTTCTACTATAAACACCTCATCCACCCCCCAAACCCTTTTCTTCTGCACCTCTGCACCTCATCAGTGTTCCCTTTACATCTCCCCCTCTCTGAATAATGCAGCAAGAATTTTTTACGAATAAATACCGAAATCCGTACCTTGAAACGTGTTAGTATCCTTTTGGCAAACACGTCCAGTGGAAATCAGTTAGTTCAATTGTACAGTTATTCAGTCTTCGCACACTCAGAGTTGAATATTCAGCTCATTTTTGCGTTGCTACTGTTGTCGGTCCACGGTATATCTGTATTTTTGGACTTTCCACTCGTTTCTTCTACACTTTATCGCCCTACAATTGAAAAGACGAAATGTCCGCACAGAAACTAGCTTCTGGTGTAGCGGGCAAGATGTCCTCCTACAATCCAACTTCCGCGGAATCCAAAACGTCCATCCATAGTAAAGTTCCAGAGGAGGATATGGAGGCCGCAAACACTGATGATATTGACGAAAACGATGAGTCCGGCCAGAATATCCTTCTGAACATCATTTCGCAGTTGAGACCCGGCTCAGATTTATCAAGAATCACGCTACCCACTTTCATTCTGGAAAAGAAGTCGATGCTGGAGAGAGTCACTAACCAGTTGCAGTTCCCGTCAATTCTGCTGGATGCACATGCGGAGAAGGACCAGCTGCAACGGTTCATGAAAGTCATTAAATGGTACATGGCAGGCTGGCATATCGCGCCAAAGGCCGTGAAGAAACCTTTGAACCCAATTTTGGGAGAATACTTCACCGCATATTGGGATCTGCCAAACAAGCAGCAGGCTTTCTACATCGCTGAGCAGACAAGTCATCACCCTCCGGAATCCGCTTATTTCTACATGATTCCAGAGTCGAACATTAGGGTTGATGGTGTCGTGATACCAAAGTCCAAGTTCTTGGGTAATTCTTCCGCAGCCATGATGGAGGGGAAGACCGTGCTGACGTTCTTGGATATCATTGATCTAAAGACAAACAAGCCAGAAAAGTACACTCTGACGCAGCCAAATATGTATGCAAGGGGTATCCTGTTTGGCAAGATGAGGTTTGAGCTGGGAGACCACATGATTATCAAAAGTTCGCATTACGAGGCGGACATTgacttcaaaacaaaaggTTTCATCTCAGGGACCTACGATGCTATTCACGGCACGGTCAAGGATGACAAGGGCAACGAATGCTACGATATTACCGGTAAATGGAACGACGTGATGTACTATAAGGACTTGCGTTCAAAATCTGCAAAGAAGGAGGTTCTGTTCGACACTCATAACGACCACCCCTTAAGGCCAAAGGTTCGGCCTTTGTCCGAACAAGGCCAATACGAGTCCCGGAAGTTGTGGAAGAAAGTCACAGATGCGCTTGCCGTTCGTGACCACAAAGTCGCTACGGATGAGAAGTTTCAAATCGAGGATTCTCAGAGACAACTGGCGAAGAAAAGGGTGGAGGACGGCGTTGAGTGGTACCCGAAACTGTTCAGGAAAGTTGGACCAGGCCATGACCTCGactattatatatataagcaTGTGCCAACAGGGAATAACTACGAGGACCAGATTAGGAGCATCCTGGAGATCGCGCCAATTATACCTGGTCAGCAATTCACAGAGAAATTTGCTATCCCTGCCTATGAAAAACACGAAATCCAACAGAAAGAATTGTCAGGTGCAAACtaatgtttctttttggaagCATGGCCAACTTCAGAGAGCTTAAATTATGTAAAACTTCGATATAAAGTATGGGGTTTGAAAGTCGGGCCCAGATTATATTATCTTCGTGCGCCCAATTTTATAAAGAATGTTTTCTTCATGGCCATGTGCCTTGCCATACTGTATTTCAACAGGTCAACCTCAAGAGCTTTCGGTATCACACTATAGAATCCCCACTGTAGCTGAATCATGCCGTTTTCTTCCTCAAACCTGTATACATCATTCATCCATGGATGGAAGAGAGTGTGGGGCAAGGAAAACACCTGGACAATGCTTAGCAAAAACAAATACGCAGGCCATTCACTTATCGTAAACGTATCTATAAACTTGACTATCTCGTTTTGAAGCTTCAAGATTTCAACGGGTAGCCAGACGATTTCAGGAGTGCCTTCTACTCTTCCCTTATTCAAGGTCTCGTAATCCTTTATTGCAAATATGTTCTTCGTTTGCTGTTGACAAGCCATATATGTTAATGCATGCCAACACGAGCTGTCCCTCGTATTCTGGAACGCAAAACGTTTCGTCTCATGGAACAACTTTTCTTTGACTGTGAAGTCTGTCAAATTGTCAAATATCCACCGACATGTATTCCAACAGTAGTAATTGGAGAAGTGTTTAGACCCGGACCTCATAAATATATCAGTGTCCCATAGGTCAAGTGGTAAGCGATACCGATTCCAAAGGGCGAAAAGCTGTCTGTACCAACACCAAAGTGAA from Huiozyma naganishii CBS 8797 chromosome 1, complete genome encodes:
- the VPS1 gene encoding dynamin-like GTPase VPS1 (similar to Saccharomyces cerevisiae VPS1 (YKR001C); ancestral locus Anc_2.511) encodes the protein MDEHLIATINKLQDALAPLGGGSQSPIDLPQITVVGSQSSGKSSVLENIVGRDFLPRGTGIVTRRPLVLQLINRRSQQTPAEQKKSDAVRDQLLDLNLNDEDQKQKQKGGDEPQHGQSEDNTEEWGEFLHLPGKKFFNFDDIRQEIVKETDKVTGANSGISPVPINLRIYSPYVLTLTLVDLPGLTKVPVGDQPPDIEKQIKDMLLKYIAKPNAIILSVNAANTDLANSDGLKLAREVDPEGTRTIGVLTKVDLMDQGTDVIDILAGRVIPLRYGYIPVINRGQKDIERKKTIRQALEDERRFFENHPSYGSKAHYCGTPYLAKKLNSILLHHIRQTLPEIRNKIEMTLKKYQQELYSLGPETMDSASSIVLSMITDFSNEYAGILDGEARELSSQELSGGARISFVFHEVFKNGVDSLDPFDQIKDSDIRTIMYNSSGAAPSLFVGTEAFEVLVKQQIRRFEEPAVRLINLIFDELVRILKQIIIQPKYSRYPALREAISNQFIEFLKDAMIPTQNFVVDIIKAEQTYINTAHPDLLKGSQAMAMIQEKLHPPVQVAVDPKTGKPLPNQPRTLQPQQGQHQQPQGQQQGIPEEGKNGFFGGFFTSKNKKKLASLESPPPVLKATGQMTERETMETEVIKLLITSYFGIVKRTVADIIPKSIMLKLIVKSKADIQKTLLEKLYSTQKDVEGLTRENDITIQRRKECKRMVEILRHASEIVSSV
- the OSH6 gene encoding oxysterol-binding protein OSH6 (similar to Saccharomyces cerevisiae OSH7 (YHR001W) and OSH6 (YKR003W); ancestral locus Anc_2.513), which produces MSAQKLASGVAGKMSSYNPTSAESKTSIHSKVPEEDMEAANTDDIDENDESGQNILLNIISQLRPGSDLSRITLPTFILEKKSMLERVTNQLQFPSILLDAHAEKDQLQRFMKVIKWYMAGWHIAPKAVKKPLNPILGEYFTAYWDLPNKQQAFYIAEQTSHHPPESAYFYMIPESNIRVDGVVIPKSKFLGNSSAAMMEGKTVLTFLDIIDLKTNKPEKYTLTQPNMYARGILFGKMRFELGDHMIIKSSHYEADIDFKTKGFISGTYDAIHGTVKDDKGNECYDITGKWNDVMYYKDLRSKSAKKEVLFDTHNDHPLRPKVRPLSEQGQYESRKLWKKVTDALAVRDHKVATDEKFQIEDSQRQLAKKRVEDGVEWYPKLFRKVGPGHDLDYYIYKHVPTGNNYEDQIRSILEIAPIIPGQQFTEKFAIPAYEKHEIQQKELSGAN
- the ECM9 gene encoding Ecm9p (similar to Saccharomyces cerevisiae ECM9 (YKR004C); ancestral locus Anc_2.514); the encoded protein is MEGQTCQSLYKVLVQEPLEEQYTLSFVPNRPDLPKHDLFLTINEPNCHEIICFKSTWLMIFREAHDYINDKILHSNTNSNGTVDQFLLYQMTIGLLMTTAENKMNLNLHKGAFFRCLTSSEEDLKFLRREIAVVSRLLTCTNNKINKSSSLWCWYRQLFALWNRYRLPLDLWDTDIFMRSGSKHFSNYYCWNTCRWIFDNLTDFTVKEKLFHETKRFAFQNTRDSSCWHALTYMACQQQTKNIFAIKDYETLNKGRVEGTPEIVWLPVEILKLQNEIVKFIDTFTISEWPAYLFLLSIVQVFSLPHTLFHPWMNDVYRFEEENGMIQLQWGFYSVIPKALEVDLLKYSMARHMAMKKTFFIKLGARR
- the PAP1 gene encoding polynucleotide adenylyltransferase PAP1 (similar to Saccharomyces cerevisiae PAP1 (YKR002W); ancestral locus Anc_2.512) produces the protein MNYQKVYGITGPVSVVGPTAPENKLNDLLIQELKSENSFESEAETATRVKILEVLQALTEKFVYTVSKRRNMSDGMARDGGGKVFTFGSYRLGVHGPGSDIDTLIVVPKHVSRDDFFDVFDKLLRERPELDEIAPVPDAFVPIIKIKFSGVSIDLLCAKLDIAQVPKTLTLSDKNLLRNLDEKDLRALNGTRVTDEILELVPKPIVFRIALRAIKLWAQRRAVYGNVFGFPGGVAWAMLVARICQLYPNACSAVIINRFFKIYSDWKWPQPVILKPIEDGPLQVRVWNPKIYAQDRSHRMPVITPAYPSMCATHNITESTKSIILQELQRGIQITNDIFTNKKTWNDLFKRHDFFYKYKFYLTITASTREHTGDDGEKTGGDEQHLKWSGLVESKARLLVMKLEALEGIKVAHPYVKPFESNYCFDTADGDKQILANYGSHRTEDRLAQYTRINDDNKNDESLQKMDKMHLTTMYVGLDVNVVDKKREKIDIHVPCTEFYNLCRNFNEEYQDPSVFSLVISYVKLYDLPDGVYTEDEVRPVKSKSKSKSKRRELEASPARTDIAKKLRPETATSTL